The following coding sequences lie in one Helicoverpa zea isolate HzStark_Cry1AcR chromosome 2, ilHelZeax1.1, whole genome shotgun sequence genomic window:
- the LOC124642658 gene encoding uncharacterized protein LOC124642658 — MDSRFHKCRLCLKLGDFCSIFEQDECIKLSDMVMSFTNIQIYEGDGLSDRVCSSCIENLSTAYLFKQQCERIDNLIRKCPETNINKPSVSDYNDFFTKEFHMHDGSMEEYVSAEGDNDQNFFKDNMDSNSSIFHEISDETDSDVDSIKCGGCNESYSKLGTHTCRTTCTIEQNQLQRSSSNETLVASDVVGNQQTVRATQSLPPRATQPLPDIPEDMDVTCVLCDEKFDQYDNYVIHFNRCTTNVKLHHYVCPVCHDIYTEKLAYLEHLKAEHFKVTSKETVVHYKAGFIDPGEDCVDFVPSLEKTRKPKTVRRQIGWSVEDIYQEIDCKKVEEKQTPTSSPFKTFLSKLGNETFSRQSTPKKVSFRKLIESGKEKTANYLPFQKYIQNYKLKKKASNYSPIKGKMQVSTKIKASLCEMTSDSDYHSPSGTSEESWKLKQNLICACEKKIFMLSESINNRERIAAMINELGGVVAENTKMEMLATHFVAVLPDDTFTGMMVCALATGKWLIHVNFIYDSFRCKKFLQEYLYEWLKHPRILEIDTTSVEVAKAAVFWHLELDALSAKFPFEGKQIVLIMKRKYRQYYQMIFKTLKAKPVTYDPRTPGSCCTADYCFVDMKIIERVKLRFFARHNVPVFPYQYILVFLLKRGQVEDEYKYLLQDCKKYAKDTMFLLNDTY, encoded by the exons ATGGATTCCCGTTTTCATAAATGTAGACTGTGCTTGAAACTAGGTGATTTTTGTTCAATATTCGAACAAGATGAATGCATTAAGTTATCTGATATGGTGATGTCTTTCACGAATATTCAA ATATACGAAGGTGACGGATTATCAGATCGCGTTTGCTCTTCATGTATAGAGAATCTGAGCactgcttatttatttaagcaGCAATGTGAAAGAATCGACAACTTGATAAGAAAATGTCCAG AAACCAACATAAACAAGCCTTCTGTAAGTGACTACAATGACTTCTTTACTAAAGAATTCCATATGCATGATGGTAGTATGGAAGAATATGTTTCTGCAGAAGGGGACAATGATCAAAACTTTTTCAAAGACAACATGGACAGCAACAGCAGTATTTTCCATGAAATAAGTGATGAGACTGACAGTGATGTTGATTCCATTAAATGTGGAGGTTGCAATGAGTCCTACAGCAAGTTGGGCACACACACTTGTCGCACCACATGCACTATAGAGCAAAATCAACTGCAAAGATCAAGCAGCAATGAAACTCTTGTAGCATCAGATGTAGTAGGCAACCAGCAAACAGTCAGGGCCACCCAATCTCTTCCCCCGCGAGCTACACAGCCACTGCCTGATATACCTGAGGACATGGATGTCACTTGTGTACTTTGTGACGAGAAATTTGATCAGTATGACAACTATGTCATACATTTCAATAGGTGCACAACCAATGTGAAGCTGCACCATTATGTCTGTCCAGTGTGCCATGACATATATACTGAAAAACTAGCATACTTAGAACATCTTAAGGCTGAACACTTTAAAGTGACTTCTAAGGAGACAGTTGTGCATTACAAAGCTGGTTTCATTGACCCAGGAGAGGATTGTGTGGATTTTGTGCCATCGTTAGAAAAGACTAGAAAACCGAAGACTGTGCGGCGACAAATAGGTTGGTCTGTTGAGGATATTTATCAAGAAATTGATTGCAAAAAAGTTGAAGAAAAACAAACCCCCACTTCAAGTCCCTTTAAAACTTTCCTCTCAAAGTTGGGGAATGA AACTTTCAGTAGGCAGAGTACACCCAAAAAAGTGAGTTTCCGAAAATTAATAGAAAGTGGCAAAGAGAAGACTGCCAACTACCTGCCGTTTCAGAAGTACATTCAGAACTACAAACTTAAGAAGAAAGCCTCCAATTACAGCCCAATTAAGGGGAAGATGCAGGTGTCCACCAAAATTAAAGCCAGCTTGTGTGAAATGACCTCag ATAGTGACTATCATTCTCCTAGTGGGACATCTGAAGAGTCATGGAAGCTGAAGCAGAATTTGATTTGTGCTTGCGAGAAGAAAATTTTTATGCTCTCAGAGAGCATTaat AACCGAGAGAGAATCGCTGCGATGATAAATGAATTAGGCGGCGTAGTGgcagaaaatacaaaaatggaGATGTTGGCAACACACTTTGTGGCGGTATTGCCAGATGATACCTTCACGGGGATGATGGTGTGCGCCCTCGCTACCGGGAAATGGTTGATTCACGTCAACTTTATTTACGACAGTTTTCGATGCAAGAAGTTCTTACAG GAATATCTGTACGAGTGGCTCAAACACCCGAGAATACTGGAGATTGACACAACTAGTGTGGAAGTAGCGAAAGCAGCTGTCTTCTGGCACTTAGAACTTGATGCACTAAGTGCTAAATTTCCTTTTGAGGGAAAACAAATTGTTCTGATCATGAAGAGAAAGTACCGACAATATTATCAGATGATATTCAAGACTTTAAAAGCAAAGCCTGTTACATATGATCCAAG GACTCCAGGGAGTTGCTGCACAGCTGATTACTGTTTCGTGGATATGAAGATCATTGAACGAGTTAAACTCCGGTTTTTCGCTCGCCATAACGTTCCAGTGTTTCCATATCAGTATATACTAGTGTTCTTACTGAAGAGAGGTCAAGTAGAAGATGAATACAAGTATCTTTTGCAAGACTGCAAGAAATATGCAAAAGATACAATGTTCCTGTTAAATGACACTTATTGA
- the LOC124637555 gene encoding decapping and exoribonuclease protein-like: MQPELHVHPNIYTKPFPKFDRPKVIGYIGLENLKYARRLCNERVHYDLNLHLDRAIHHPPDRDVKLIDLHRFLLEHEHRLKFPLENSLDRSMFFCYRGLMTCVACTPYENREPWKIVAILHKGNIYLCARDTEDKISRKQNMTERDKQFTSWGYKFEQFLLSDEPDSEPNPDEPVDETKEFSLVFTTHLNRHTIVYGAEMDGIRCDKAAVTKPPTELGPEAIVKYLSDKEFVELKTNRHIEHPRQENSFRRFKSKKWWCQSFLAGVDTILCGYRNDDGIVEELKKWNIRDLVKISQRFWNPDVCFNFLDTFLIYVKRCLAREIKHKHGEAYLNKLQELPMVSLMFEWSPGMPVQVAQYYSHQDDPILLPWFIDNYGKVHGNTVM, from the exons ATGCAACCTGAACTACATGTTCATCCAAACATTTATACTAAGCCTTTCCCAAAATTTGATCGTCCTAAGGTTATTGGTTACATTGGTCTCGAGAATCTCAAATATGCACGGCGTCTTTGTAACGAAAGAGTACATTATGACTTAAATCTTCATTTAGATAGGGCTATCCATCATCCCCCTGACCGGGACGTGAAATTAATAGACCTACATAGGTTTTTATTAGAACATGAACATCGCTTAAAATTTCCCTTGGAAAATAGCCTAGATAGGTCAATGTTCTTTTGTTATCGAGGCCTGATGACTTGCGTGGCCTGCACCCCATATGAGAATAGAGAGCCATGGAAAATCGTAGCTATACTACACaaaggaaatatttatttatgtgcaCGAGACACAGAAGATAAAATTAGCAGAAAGCAAAATATGACTGAAAGAGATAAACAGTTTACTTCATGGGGTTACAAATTTGAACAGTTTCTTCTATCAG ATGAGCCAGATTCAGAGCCAAATCCTGATGAACCTGTAGATGAGACAAAGGAGTTCTCATTAGTTTTCACAACACACTTGAATCGTCACACCATAGTCTATGGTGCTGAGATGGATGGTATCAGATGTGATAAAGCAGCTGTTACCAAACCACCCACAGAACTGGGACCAGAAGCCATTGTCAAATATTTATCAGATAAGGAATTTGTTGAATTGAAAACCAATAGACATATAGAACATCCTAGGCAAGAAAACAGTTTTAG GAGATTTAAATCAAAGAAATGGTGGTGCCAGTCATTTCTAGCTGGAGTAGACACAATATTATGTGGATACAGAAATGATGATGGTATTGTAGAGGAATTGAAAAAATGGAATATCAGAGATTTAGTAAAAATTTCTCAG AGATTTTGGAATCCTGATGTTTGCTTCAACTTCTTGGATACTTTCCTTATATATGTGAAGCGTTGCTTAGCAAgagaaataaaacacaaacacgGGGAGGCATATTTGAACAAACTTCAAGAATTGCCAATGGTTAGCTTGATGTTTGAGTGGAGTCCCGGCATGCCTGTCCAAGTGGCTCAATATTATTCACATCAAGATGATCCCATACTACTTCCCTGGTTTATAGATAATTATGGTAAGGTACATGGTAACACTGTAATGTAA